Proteins from one Mucilaginibacter jinjuensis genomic window:
- a CDS encoding DUF4442 domain-containing protein, translating to MAITASLLKWGLRFYPPLLFQRIWVVNISKDFKSTTVKVNKSLFNINYNQAIFGGTLFCAADPFHPIMMHQVLINKGYKVIVWSKSAQINFLKPGSTDLRFTATLTDDDIAEAENIINTEGKYTRIFNIEFYNKVGEVCVTVNNEVYIRNLNFTEKPA from the coding sequence ATGGCTATCACGGCTTCTTTACTTAAATGGGGACTGCGGTTTTATCCCCCGCTTTTGTTTCAGCGTATCTGGGTGGTTAATATCTCTAAAGATTTTAAAAGCACTACGGTAAAGGTTAACAAGAGTCTGTTTAACATCAATTATAATCAGGCCATCTTTGGCGGAACATTGTTTTGCGCTGCCGACCCCTTCCATCCCATCATGATGCACCAGGTATTGATTAACAAGGGATATAAGGTTATTGTATGGAGTAAGTCGGCCCAAATCAATTTTTTAAAACCGGGTAGCACCGACCTGCGTTTTACAGCTACACTTACGGATGACGACATTGCCGAAGCCGAAAATATTATTAACACCGAGGGAAAATACACGCGTATTTTCAACATAGAATTTTACAATAAAGTGGGCGAAGTTTGCGTAACAGTAAACAACGAAGTTTACATTCGTAATCTAAACTTTACCGAAAAACCTGCATAA
- a CDS encoding GNAT family N-acetyltransferase: protein MVTDELINNCIQNGYSISTDKQLLDVDSVYYLLVNESYWAKGMPEDVFKRAVDNSICFGIYKDNVTVGFARVISDKATFAYICDVFISEEHRGHGLGKWLIHTIKSYPELQGLRRWSLATKDAHSLYEQFGFVPLADPNTWMEIKTPYITP from the coding sequence ATGGTGACTGACGAACTAATAAACAACTGCATACAAAATGGATACAGTATTTCAACAGACAAACAATTACTTGATGTAGATTCCGTATATTACCTGTTAGTCAATGAATCATACTGGGCAAAAGGCATGCCCGAAGATGTTTTCAAACGCGCAGTAGATAATTCAATATGCTTCGGCATTTATAAAGATAATGTTACAGTAGGTTTTGCGCGGGTAATTAGCGACAAGGCTACATTTGCTTATATCTGCGATGTATTTATCAGTGAAGAACACCGTGGGCATGGCTTGGGTAAATGGCTGATACATACCATCAAAAGCTATCCCGAATTGCAGGGGTTGCGCAGATGGTCGTTAGCTACCAAAGACGCACATAGCCTGTACGAACAGTTTGGTTTTGTGCCATTGGCCGATCCAAATACTTGGATGGAGATTAAAACACCTTACATTACACCATAA
- a CDS encoding helix-turn-helix domain-containing protein — MNIKRLILEGETVTQDFKKTITSCEKIAKTMVSFANNKGGRLLIGVADDGTIKGVKDEEEERYMITKAAHFFAKPALEPNFEEVYVDDKLVLIVEIPESDLKPHYALGDDGKWWVYVRVKDKSVLASKIVVDVLKRSNDDKGVLIEYSTKEKALLEYLETHDRITVKEYCTLLNLSRRRAQRIMVDLVLSGVIRVHTTEKEEFYTAA; from the coding sequence ATGAACATTAAGAGACTGATACTGGAAGGTGAAACCGTAACACAAGATTTTAAGAAAACCATAACCAGCTGCGAAAAGATAGCTAAAACTATGGTGTCTTTCGCCAACAACAAGGGCGGACGTTTGCTTATTGGTGTTGCTGATGACGGTACCATTAAGGGTGTAAAAGACGAAGAAGAAGAACGCTACATGATTACTAAAGCGGCTCACTTTTTTGCCAAACCAGCACTGGAACCCAATTTCGAAGAGGTTTATGTTGACGATAAGTTAGTTCTGATTGTAGAAATACCCGAAAGCGACCTTAAACCCCACTATGCCCTGGGCGATGATGGCAAATGGTGGGTATACGTACGCGTGAAAGACAAAAGCGTATTGGCCAGCAAAATTGTAGTTGATGTGCTGAAGCGCTCCAATGATGATAAAGGCGTATTGATCGAATATTCTACCAAAGAAAAAGCCTTGCTCGAATACCTGGAAACGCACGACCGTATTACTGTAAAGGAATACTGTACATTATTAAACCTGAGCCGCCGCCGTGCCCAGCGCATCATGGTTGATCTCGTATTATCCGGTGTTATACGTGTGCATACTACCGAGAAAGAAGAGTTTTACACAGCGGCATAA
- a CDS encoding MATE family efflux transporter: MQQFLAKYKPHYRDNLKLAIPVVISQLGHILVQTSDSIIVGHFAGTVALAAVSLVNAMFMIVMVIGLGMSYALTPLIAQQNGKQDFHECGKLLANSLLVNIISSVILFLLIYFGAVLMLNHLDQSADVIAQAKPFLLLLGISVIPMMLFTTFKQFAEGLGFTKQAMKISIWGNVLNIILGITFVKGLFGIHPMGIRGVGYSTLIDRTMMAIIMSFYVLRSARFKAYLKGFILESISKSRIKQLIKIGAPVAMQYTFEVSAFGGAAIIIGTMGAVPQAAHQIALNMASITYMMASGVSAAAAIKSGNFFGGKRFDDLRHSAIASYHVVLVFMSITALIFTIFHNWLPWIYTSDENVIAIAAQLLILAAIFQLFDGAQVIGLGVLRGMGDVNVPTLITFLAYWVLGIPVGYVLGVHFHLGVMGVWYGLVLGLLTASVLLYLRFSNISKKHAYTHTA, translated from the coding sequence ATGCAACAATTTTTAGCCAAATACAAACCCCATTACCGGGACAACCTTAAACTGGCTATTCCGGTGGTAATCTCGCAATTGGGGCATATTCTCGTACAAACTTCCGATAGCATTATTGTGGGCCACTTTGCAGGTACAGTGGCTTTGGCGGCAGTATCACTGGTTAATGCCATGTTTATGATTGTTATGGTAATTGGCCTGGGTATGTCTTATGCCTTAACACCACTCATCGCACAGCAAAACGGCAAACAGGATTTTCACGAATGCGGTAAACTACTGGCCAATAGTTTACTGGTAAACATCATCAGTAGTGTGATACTATTTCTGTTGATCTACTTCGGTGCGGTATTAATGTTAAACCACTTGGATCAATCTGCCGATGTAATTGCACAGGCGAAACCGTTCCTGCTTTTATTAGGCATCTCCGTAATCCCTATGATGTTGTTTACAACCTTTAAGCAATTTGCAGAAGGGCTTGGCTTCACCAAGCAGGCCATGAAGATTTCGATATGGGGTAATGTGTTGAATATCATTCTGGGCATCACATTTGTAAAAGGCCTGTTCGGCATTCATCCTATGGGGATCCGCGGTGTGGGCTACAGTACCTTGATCGACCGTACCATGATGGCCATTATCATGTCGTTTTACGTATTGCGCTCTGCACGTTTTAAAGCCTATTTAAAAGGTTTTATTTTAGAGAGCATCAGCAAATCGCGCATTAAACAATTAATTAAAATTGGTGCACCTGTGGCTATGCAATACACCTTTGAGGTTAGCGCATTTGGCGGCGCTGCTATTATTATTGGTACTATGGGTGCTGTACCGCAGGCCGCGCACCAGATAGCACTTAATATGGCCTCTATTACTTACATGATGGCAAGTGGTGTATCAGCAGCGGCAGCCATTAAGTCGGGCAATTTTTTTGGAGGTAAACGCTTTGACGATCTCCGGCATTCGGCCATTGCGAGTTACCATGTGGTATTGGTTTTCATGTCGATAACTGCATTGATTTTCACCATATTTCACAACTGGTTACCGTGGATATATACTTCAGATGAAAATGTAATAGCTATTGCAGCACAACTACTTATCTTGGCAGCAATATTCCAATTATTTGATGGCGCACAAGTAATTGGCTTGGGTGTATTACGTGGTATGGGCGATGTAAACGTCCCTACCCTAATTACCTTTTTGGCCTACTGGGTTTTAGGCATCCCGGTTGGGTATGTACTTGGCGTACATTTTCATTTAGGGGTTATGGGTGTTTGGTATGGGTTGGTGCTGGGGTTGTTGACTGCTTCCGTTTTACTTTATTTGAGGTTTAGTAATATTAGTAAGAAGCACGCTTATACCCATACCGCATAA
- a CDS encoding histone deacetylase, with translation MLKIAFDPIYAHPLPEAHRFPMLKYELIPGQLLHEGIISQENLFSPDPVSEEIVLWTHEQTYWEQLRDLTLSPKDQRRTGFPLSARLVERELRIAQGTIDGCHYAFEYGIAFNIAGGTHHAGSNWGEGFCLLNDQAIAANYLLKKGLAQSILIVDLDVHQGNGTTQIFEHNPAVFTFSMHGDKNFPFRKERSDLDIPLPDDTGDEEFLEILTKTLPKLIAQQKPDFIFYLAGVDILATDKLGKLKVSKEACKARDQFVLEQCKLNNIPVQVSMGGGYSTDIKDIVEAHCNTYRVAIDLYF, from the coding sequence ATGCTGAAGATAGCCTTCGACCCGATATACGCTCACCCATTACCGGAAGCCCACCGCTTCCCGATGCTGAAGTATGAGCTGATACCGGGGCAATTGCTGCATGAAGGTATTATCAGTCAGGAGAACTTGTTTTCCCCCGATCCGGTATCCGAAGAAATTGTGCTCTGGACGCACGAACAAACTTATTGGGAGCAGCTACGCGATTTAACTTTATCACCCAAAGATCAGCGCCGCACCGGTTTCCCGCTCTCAGCCCGTTTAGTAGAGCGTGAGTTAAGAATTGCGCAGGGAACTATAGATGGTTGCCATTATGCTTTTGAATACGGCATCGCTTTTAATATAGCTGGTGGCACCCATCATGCCGGCAGTAACTGGGGCGAAGGGTTTTGTTTGTTAAATGATCAGGCGATAGCCGCTAATTATTTGCTAAAGAAAGGTTTAGCGCAATCTATATTGATTGTTGATTTAGATGTGCACCAAGGTAATGGTACGACGCAAATCTTCGAGCATAACCCAGCGGTGTTTACTTTCTCGATGCATGGTGATAAGAATTTCCCATTCAGGAAAGAAAGATCAGATCTGGATATACCATTGCCGGATGATACCGGCGATGAAGAATTTCTCGAGATCCTCACCAAAACCCTGCCTAAACTCATCGCGCAGCAAAAGCCCGATTTTATATTTTATCTGGCAGGGGTAGACATCCTCGCTACCGATAAACTGGGCAAACTCAAAGTATCCAAAGAAGCCTGCAAAGCCCGTGATCAGTTTGTGCTGGAACAATGTAAGCTAAATAATATCCCGGTACAGGTAAGTATGGGAGGTGGTTACTCTACGGATATTAAGGATATTGTGGAGGCACACTGTAATACTTACAGAGTAGCGATTGATCTGTATTTCTGA
- the kynU gene encoding kynureninase — protein sequence MNFENSQAFAQSLDANDQFHSFRDEFHIPQHEGNNAIYLCGNSLGLQPKSTESVIANQLAAWRNLGVEGWFEGNEPWLQYHKQLISPLAKIVGAQENEIAVMNSLTVNLHLLMVSFYKPAGKRYKILMEAGAFPSDQYAVESQVKFHGFDPSDAVIELFPREGEYILRTDDILAQIEANADEIALVLFAGINYYTGQLFDLKAIAEAGHKAGAYVGFDLAHAAGNVPLKLHEWGADFACWCSYKYMNSGPGGISGIFVHEKHHNDDTLDRFAGWWGYRLDTRFKMTQGFQPEIGAEGWQVSTSPILLMASLNASLQLFEKAGSIEALNKKSIQLTAYLEYLINEVNKEIGYEHFKIITPANQQERGSQLSIICKSDGKAIFDYLVSNGVIGDWREPDVIRISPVPLYNSFEDVYQAAKYLLEAVKQVVKQ from the coding sequence ATGAATTTTGAAAATAGCCAGGCGTTTGCACAATCACTGGATGCGAACGATCAATTCCATAGTTTCCGCGATGAGTTTCATATCCCACAGCATGAGGGTAATAATGCCATATACCTTTGTGGCAACTCACTCGGGCTCCAGCCTAAAAGTACCGAAAGTGTCATAGCCAACCAATTGGCCGCCTGGAGGAATTTAGGGGTAGAGGGTTGGTTTGAAGGCAATGAACCCTGGCTGCAATATCATAAGCAGCTGATTAGCCCGCTGGCTAAGATTGTAGGTGCGCAAGAGAATGAGATTGCTGTTATGAACTCATTAACCGTGAATCTGCATTTGCTGATGGTGAGTTTCTATAAACCAGCAGGTAAACGATATAAAATATTAATGGAGGCAGGTGCTTTTCCGTCCGATCAATATGCGGTAGAGAGCCAGGTTAAGTTCCATGGTTTCGACCCATCAGATGCCGTTATAGAACTGTTTCCACGCGAAGGTGAATACATATTACGTACCGACGATATATTAGCCCAGATCGAAGCTAATGCCGATGAAATAGCTTTAGTGCTTTTTGCAGGTATAAATTACTATACAGGCCAACTGTTTGACTTGAAGGCCATTGCAGAAGCCGGGCACAAGGCAGGCGCTTATGTGGGGTTTGATCTGGCACATGCTGCAGGCAATGTGCCATTGAAATTACATGAATGGGGCGCCGATTTTGCCTGTTGGTGTTCGTATAAATACATGAACTCTGGCCCGGGTGGCATTAGTGGCATTTTTGTGCACGAGAAACATCATAACGATGATACGCTCGATCGTTTTGCCGGTTGGTGGGGCTACAGATTAGATACCCGCTTTAAAATGACGCAAGGCTTTCAACCAGAAATTGGTGCCGAAGGATGGCAGGTGAGTACAAGCCCAATTTTATTGATGGCTTCGTTGAACGCGTCGTTACAGTTGTTTGAAAAAGCAGGCAGCATAGAAGCTTTGAATAAAAAGAGCATTCAATTGACCGCATATCTCGAGTATCTGATTAATGAAGTAAATAAGGAAATTGGCTACGAGCATTTTAAGATCATCACACCGGCTAATCAACAGGAGCGGGGCAGTCAGCTTTCTATCATCTGCAAAAGTGATGGCAAGGCTATTTTCGATTACCTGGTAAGCAATGGTGTAATTGGCGACTGGCGCGAACCGGATGTGATCCGTATTAGCCCGGTGCCGTTGTATAACAGTTTCGAGGATGTTTACCAGGCTGCTAAATACCTGTTAGAAGCTGTTAAACAGGTAGTAAAGCAATAA
- a CDS encoding pyridoxamine 5'-phosphate oxidase family protein, with the protein MEYEYELKRLEGIERLRGMIDKIKTAMFTTYSATEGFHSRPMGTAQLDVEGNLWFFTNQFSTKMAEISIENKVLVTYADTERNSYITITGHVYVSDDRAKIQELWSPVLNFFFPLGLDDPKLALIRIDTEHAEYWDTSRSEIVILFKRIEAAIKGKKFERDEHNEVDL; encoded by the coding sequence ATGGAATACGAATACGAACTAAAACGACTTGAAGGTATTGAACGTTTGCGCGGCATGATCGATAAGATTAAGACTGCCATGTTTACTACCTACAGCGCCACAGAAGGTTTCCATAGCCGCCCGATGGGTACCGCTCAACTGGATGTTGAAGGTAACCTGTGGTTCTTCACCAATCAGTTTTCGACCAAGATGGCCGAAATATCAATAGAGAACAAAGTATTGGTTACTTATGCAGATACAGAACGTAACAGCTATATAACTATAACCGGGCACGTGTATGTGTCTGATGACCGGGCTAAGATCCAGGAACTTTGGTCGCCTGTGTTAAATTTCTTTTTTCCATTGGGTCTTGATGATCCCAAGCTTGCTCTGATAAGGATTGATACTGAGCATGCCGAATACTGGGATACCAGCAGGAGTGAGATTGTGATCTTATTTAAACGGATTGAAGCGGCAATAAAAGGCAAAAAATTTGAACGCGATGAGCATAACGAGGTGGATTTATAA
- a CDS encoding DNA-3-methyladenine glycosylase gives MKLPESYYLDTDVVKLSRDLIGKYLFSRLDGVVTGGYIVETEAYNGVIDKASHAYGNRLTPRTQTMFMQGGVAYVYLCYGIHEMLNIVTSVEGQPHAILIRAINPTIGLDIMQYRRNMAVIKPNITMGPGSVAKALGVSRKINGISLQSDTLWLEDQGLTFTDDEVAAMPRVGVDYAGDDALLPYRFYVKGNNYVSKPNR, from the coding sequence ATGAAACTCCCAGAATCTTATTACCTCGATACCGACGTAGTTAAACTAAGCCGCGATTTGATCGGCAAATATCTATTCAGCCGACTGGATGGAGTGGTTACGGGCGGATATATTGTGGAGACCGAAGCCTACAATGGCGTTATTGATAAGGCATCGCATGCTTATGGTAACCGCTTAACGCCACGTACGCAAACCATGTTTATGCAGGGTGGCGTGGCTTATGTATATCTCTGCTATGGTATTCACGAAATGCTGAATATTGTTACCTCTGTAGAAGGCCAACCGCATGCCATATTAATCCGCGCTATTAACCCCACAATTGGGTTAGATATTATGCAGTACCGCCGCAATATGGCTGTTATAAAACCCAACATCACGATGGGGCCAGGATCTGTGGCTAAAGCATTGGGCGTATCGAGAAAGATTAATGGAATCAGTTTGCAAAGCGATACTTTATGGCTCGAAGACCAGGGTTTAACATTTACTGATGACGAGGTGGCTGCTATGCCCCGTGTTGGGGTTGATTATGCGGGCGACGATGCTTTACTACCTTATCGTTTTTACGTTAAAGGAAATAACTACGTAAGTAAACCAAATAGATAA
- a CDS encoding alpha/beta fold hydrolase has protein sequence MDKIYLISGLGADYRLFKHIELPGYEVVHIHWIEPESSDTLTTYAGKLVAEYGVQPNAIVMGDSLGGMLTIEIAKQVKLRKAILISSIKTSDEAPWYFSFFRNFPVYKLIPGKFFTSLGVLIKPVFGTMSKEDGAMFGSMLENSSPTFISWAMHAVLNWESKTLVPNVYNITGNKDMVFNYKKIKDATIIDGGTHIMVFDKAQQINQLLKEILQK, from the coding sequence ATGGATAAGATCTACCTGATCTCTGGCCTCGGTGCCGACTATCGCTTATTCAAGCATATCGAATTGCCGGGTTACGAGGTGGTTCATATACATTGGATAGAACCGGAAAGCAGTGATACTTTAACCACGTATGCCGGTAAGTTAGTAGCTGAATATGGTGTGCAGCCAAACGCCATTGTAATGGGCGACTCTTTGGGTGGGATGCTTACTATTGAAATAGCTAAACAGGTAAAGTTGCGTAAAGCTATCCTGATCTCAAGCATCAAAACCAGTGATGAAGCGCCCTGGTATTTTAGTTTCTTTCGCAATTTTCCTGTTTATAAACTCATTCCCGGTAAGTTTTTTACTTCGCTTGGTGTGCTTATAAAACCTGTTTTTGGAACAATGAGTAAAGAGGATGGAGCCATGTTTGGGTCAATGCTCGAAAATTCATCGCCCACGTTTATTAGCTGGGCGATGCATGCTGTTTTAAATTGGGAAAGCAAAACCCTTGTACCAAACGTTTACAATATTACAGGCAATAAGGATATGGTATTCAACTATAAAAAAATTAAAGACGCTACCATTATCGATGGCGGTACACACATTATGGTTTTTGATAAAGCGCAGCAAATTAACCAGCTATTGAAGGAGATTCTGCAGAAATGA
- a CDS encoding GAF domain-containing protein: MAEDLKIIDTTDKAEQYQSLIPQIEGLLYGETDLVANLANVAAALKEQFKWFWVGFYLVKNGELVLGPFQGPVACTRIAKGKGVCGAAWEQAKTLVVPDVDAFPGHIACSSLSRSEIVLPLFNNGEVWAVLDVDSEELDQFDETDAKYLEQIVKLVAFNG, from the coding sequence ATGGCAGAGGATTTAAAAATTATCGATACTACTGATAAAGCTGAGCAATATCAATCGCTCATCCCACAAATAGAAGGCCTTTTATATGGCGAAACAGACCTGGTTGCAAACCTGGCAAACGTGGCTGCTGCGTTAAAAGAGCAGTTTAAATGGTTTTGGGTAGGCTTTTACCTGGTGAAGAATGGCGAACTGGTTTTAGGCCCGTTTCAGGGCCCGGTTGCCTGTACACGGATAGCCAAAGGTAAAGGCGTTTGTGGTGCAGCATGGGAGCAGGCTAAAACTTTGGTTGTGCCCGATGTTGATGCTTTCCCCGGTCATATTGCCTGCAGTTCGTTGTCACGGTCAGAGATTGTTTTACCATTATTTAATAATGGTGAAGTTTGGGCTGTATTAGATGTGGATAGCGAAGAGCTTGACCAGTTTGACGAAACTGATGCCAAATACCTGGAGCAGATTGTAAAGCTGGTAGCTTTTAATGGATAA
- a CDS encoding DUF3291 domain-containing protein, with protein MLTSITIIRYRKPLIPIALLAMAIHRLPLSLRKGCTFWKLLGSGRNGTFDLKPDWQQWGLLAVWKSREDFDQFQKKSFITGWWKLFAQEGWTILLDPIQSHGKWDGKQPFGNGNNADYNGPVAVLTRATIRTRRLKNFWSNVDEVANIMATAKGYVTSIGIGEAPIYRQATFSIWESVDDVKAFAYRSREHAEVIKKTRSEDWYSEELFARFRPIESFGTLHDADPLKGLLNFVEQ; from the coding sequence ATGTTAACCAGTATTACCATAATCCGTTACCGTAAGCCACTAATTCCTATAGCCCTGTTAGCTATGGCCATACACCGTTTACCTTTAAGTTTACGCAAGGGATGCACCTTTTGGAAACTGCTAGGCAGTGGCCGTAACGGCACCTTTGACCTTAAACCCGATTGGCAGCAATGGGGACTTTTAGCCGTTTGGAAAAGCCGTGAAGATTTCGATCAGTTTCAGAAAAAATCGTTTATAACAGGCTGGTGGAAGCTTTTTGCACAGGAAGGCTGGACTATACTTTTAGACCCCATTCAAAGCCACGGCAAATGGGATGGCAAACAGCCTTTTGGCAATGGTAATAATGCCGACTATAACGGCCCGGTTGCTGTATTAACCCGTGCCACCATTCGCACTCGTAGGTTAAAAAACTTTTGGTCGAACGTGGATGAAGTTGCTAATATTATGGCAACTGCCAAAGGCTACGTAACTTCGATAGGTATTGGCGAAGCACCTATTTACCGCCAGGCTACATTTTCGATCTGGGAAAGTGTGGATGATGTAAAAGCATTCGCCTACCGATCTCGCGAGCATGCCGAGGTGATTAAGAAAACCCGCAGCGAAGATTGGTACAGTGAAGAACTTTTCGCCCGTTTCAGGCCCATCGAATCATTTGGCACTTTGCATGATGCCGATCCTTTAAAAGGATTACTTAATTTTGTTGAACAATGA
- a CDS encoding D-2-hydroxyacid dehydrogenase: MIKILANDGIDPIGKKMLEEAGFEVDTNTIPQDELPVKLQAYDGITVRSATKVRKALIDACPNLKMIGRGGVGVDNIDVEYAKEKGIPTYNTPASSSNSVAELVFGHLFTGARFLQDSNRKMPVEGGTKFNDLKKSYAKGAELRGKTLGILGFGRIGKAVAKIALGVGMDVLAFDVYDFDTELELELGGGNVVKASVKKATQEEIIAQSDFVTLHTPFIEKPILDAETFAKMKKGAGVINCSRGGLIDELALVDALNSGQISFAGLDVFDNEPTPRAEILAHPKISLTPHIGASTNEAQERIGVELATLIINHFKA, encoded by the coding sequence ATGATCAAAATATTAGCCAATGATGGCATAGACCCGATAGGCAAAAAAATGCTTGAAGAAGCAGGCTTCGAGGTTGACACAAATACTATCCCACAGGATGAGTTACCTGTTAAACTACAGGCTTATGATGGTATTACAGTTCGCAGTGCAACTAAAGTGCGTAAAGCATTAATTGATGCCTGCCCTAATTTAAAAATGATTGGCCGTGGCGGCGTTGGCGTTGATAATATTGACGTTGAGTACGCTAAAGAAAAAGGTATCCCAACTTATAATACTCCGGCTTCTTCTTCAAACTCTGTTGCTGAATTGGTATTCGGCCACCTGTTTACAGGTGCACGTTTTCTGCAAGACAGCAACCGTAAAATGCCGGTTGAAGGCGGTACCAAATTTAACGACCTGAAAAAGTCTTATGCTAAAGGTGCTGAGTTACGTGGCAAAACTTTGGGTATCCTTGGTTTTGGCCGTATCGGAAAAGCGGTAGCTAAAATTGCTTTAGGTGTTGGTATGGATGTATTGGCGTTTGATGTTTACGACTTTGATACTGAGCTGGAATTAGAATTAGGCGGTGGTAACGTTGTTAAAGCTTCTGTTAAAAAAGCAACCCAGGAAGAGATCATTGCACAAAGTGATTTCGTAACCCTGCACACTCCGTTTATCGAAAAACCAATCCTTGATGCCGAAACCTTCGCTAAAATGAAAAAAGGCGCAGGTGTAATCAACTGTTCACGTGGCGGATTAATTGACGAGCTGGCTTTGGTTGATGCCTTAAACAGCGGTCAGATCTCATTTGCCGGTCTTGATGTATTTGATAATGAACCTACACCAAGAGCAGAGATCTTAGCTCATCCTAAAATCTCTTTAACCCCTCACATCGGTGCTTCTACCAACGAAGCTCAGGAGCGTATTGGTGTTGAGTTAGCTACGTTGATCATTAATCACTTTAAAGCTTAG